The Deltaproteobacteria bacterium genome contains the following window.
GATGACGAGCTTGTCTTCTTCCTTTTCAAAGACCACAACACTCCCGTAGTGCACTTTGAGCAGCTTTCTTACAGCTTTTGGTAATGTAATCTGACCTTTTGATGTAATTTTTGCCGTTGCCGTCATTTTTAAATCTCCTTACAATTATCATTGTCCTTACTTTTAAGGATATTGTATATAATTCCATAAGTCAAGGAGAAATGGGGTCGCCTTTACACTACACAATCCACATGGACTCTAAGTACGATCTCAACATCCGGAATAAAAACGCTGTCATAAAGCTTCTGGAGCATGAGGCTGAGGTAACGAACTGTATGGTAGTGGCAGACCTGTGTGTCTGTCCTGATAAAAAAATGAATGTTGACAAACAATTTGAGTTGATGTGATATTTTTGACATATGAATAATAGAAAAGATAAGGCAGTCAGATTGAAATTATCAAGGACACACAAACCGGACGAAATAGCGCTTGAGGAATGGCAGCGTTTGCTGAGAAAACAATACGGAGAGCAGCAAGATTATACACTCAAGAATATCGGTGAACATCCAATATTCTCTGAATTTTTGCTCACCAATCCCGGTTCTGGAAAGACTTACAGGGTTGCCATCCGTGGAAACAACCCGGGATATAACTATTGCTCCTGTCCTGATTTCAGCATCAATAACCTTGGGACATGCAAACATATAGAATTTATCCTATCCAGATTAATGAAGAAAAAAGGGGCGAAAAAGGCGTTCAGAGAGGGGTATATCCAGCCTTATTCCGAGGTATACGTACACTATGGACTCAAAAGGGATGTAAGGTTCAATACCGGGAAGGAGGCACCTTCTGAGTTGCTCTCTCTGGTGACTGAATTTTTTGAGTCAAATGGTATTCTTAAGGATGATCATATCCTTAATTTTAACCAATTTCTTAACCGATTACCCCGGGGAAATGGACACGAAGTGCGATGTTATGATGATGTAATGTCCTACATCGCTGAACATCAGGATGCAGAACACCGGCGGGATATCATCAACTCTACGCTCAAGGAGGGGATTGACAGCCCTCTTTTTAAAGATATTCTCAAGACCGAGTTATACCCGTATCAGCGAGAAGGTGCATTGTTTGCAGTAAAGGCCGGAAGATGCCTTATCGGTGATGATATGGGACTGGGGAAAACCATTGAAGCCATTGCAGCCGCCGAGCTCATGGTTAAGCTGTTCAATATTCGGAAGGTTTTGATTATATGCCCTACTTCCCTGAAACATCAGTGGCGTACAGAGATAGAAAAGTTCACCGGCAGGTCGGTTGATGTGATTGAGGGCCTGAACCATCAGAGGATGGGACTCTATCAAAAGGAGTCCTTTTACAAGCTTATCAATTACGAGATGGTCTTCCGGGATGCGGAAAGGATAATTGAATGGGCACCTGATCTCATAATATTGGACGAGGCACAAAGGATTAAAAACTGGAAGACGAGAACCGCTCAATATGTAAAGCAGCTTGAATCTACCTTTGCCATTGTGCTTACCGGAACCCCCATAGAAAATAAGATTGAAGAGCTGCATTCCCTGGTAGAATTTATTGATCGACGGCACCTTGGGCCTTTATACAGGTTTGTCCATCACCACAGGGTCGTAGATGAAGGCGGAAAGGTAATTGGATACCGGAACCTGCAGTCTGTCAGAGATTCATTGAAGCATGTCATGATCCGCAGAAAAAAGGAAGATGTGCTCAAACAGCTTCCTGAAAGGATAGATAAGAACTTTTTTGTGCCCATGACGAACGAGCAAA
Protein-coding sequences here:
- a CDS encoding DEAD/DEAH box helicase, producing MNNRKDKAVRLKLSRTHKPDEIALEEWQRLLRKQYGEQQDYTLKNIGEHPIFSEFLLTNPGSGKTYRVAIRGNNPGYNYCSCPDFSINNLGTCKHIEFILSRLMKKKGAKKAFREGYIQPYSEVYVHYGLKRDVRFNTGKEAPSELLSLVTEFFESNGILKDDHILNFNQFLNRLPRGNGHEVRCYDDVMSYIAEHQDAEHRRDIINSTLKEGIDSPLFKDILKTELYPYQREGALFAVKAGRCLIGDDMGLGKTIEAIAAAELMVKLFNIRKVLIICPTSLKHQWRTEIEKFTGRSVDVIEGLNHQRMGLYQKESFYKLINYEMVFRDAERIIEWAPDLIILDEAQRIKNWKTRTAQYVKQLESTFAIVLTGTPIENKIEELHSLVEFIDRRHLGPLYRFVHHHRVVDEGGKVIGYRNLQSVRDSLKHVMIRRKKEDVLKQLPERIDKNFFVPMTNEQRAIHDENYDIVVKLVAKWRRYKFLCEADQRRLQIALNYMRMAADNTYLVDKKTVHGPKIEELSIILKEIIIEGGEKAVIFSQWIRMMELIEQILEKNGIKYVHLNGSVPSKERKTLMSRFKEDPTCMVFLSTDAGGVGLNLQSGSFVINMDIPWNPAVLEQRIGRVHRLGQHRTVHVINFITSTSIEERILDLLKFKKSLFAGALDNDGQDVVMVGESQMKRFMESVGSIAENLEKVDHAMEKQQEIEADLARNAADIADLQETENSDKTMPPMEYDGRDMEPLHNLLTSAAQFLMNLNKLISQPSQPAGQTGNSYLNTMIDRDEKTGKTYVKIPLPETDAVKNIFSAIAALLPNMVQGTKT